Sequence from the Verrucomicrobiota bacterium genome:
GCCGCCGGCACACTCGTGAAAGCAAAACGTTGCGGGGGGCGCTGACCCGCGTGCGCGCGACGGACGGGCCCAGGATCGCGGCCTACTTGGGGGCAGCGCGCGAGGTTTTGCACGGTTCACCCCGTCCCACCGACGCCGGAACGAAACAGCGGCCGGACCTGGTTTTCGAGGATTTCGAGGACGGCACGTATGCCCGATGGAAGGTGGAGGGAACCGCGTTCGGCTCAGAGCCGGCCGCCGGCAAGCACCCGAATCAGCAGGCCGTGGAAGGCTTCCAGGGCCGTCGTCTGGCGAATAGCTTCACCCAAGGGGACGCGCCCAAAGGAGCGCTCCGTTCCTCGCCGTTCCGAGTCGATTATCCCTACATCAGCTTCCTGTTAGGGGGGGGAATCCCGACGAAGAAAGCCCGATTCGCCCTGCGGGTGCAAGGTCGCGAGGTGCGCGAAGCCTCCGGGCAGAATCGCGAACTGCTCGAGCCGAAGGTGTGGGACGTCCGGGAGTTTCTCGGGAAGGAGGCGACGCTGGAGATCATTGACGAGGACGACAGCACCTGGGGACACATCAACGTGGACCACATCGTGTTCAGCGATTCACCCCAGGCGGGGCGCACGCGCTACGCGCGACCGATCGCGGCGGTGGCGCGCGAACGCGGCCTGAGCGCCGCGATCCTGGAATCGTGGATGACGGAGTTGACCTCCGACGGAGCGCACAAGCCCTCCCACCCCCTGCACTTCTGGCGGGCGGCGTTGGAACGGGAGCACTCGAACTCATCCGCCAGCCCGAAAATGCCCGCGCCCGGGTCGAAACCGTCGGAGCCCGCCGTAGGGCAGGAGAAACATTCCAGCGGTTCGATCGACCCGGTTTACGAGCCGTTTCCAGCCTCAGACTTCAAGACGTGGTTCCCGAGCGGGCAGGCGTTCGGTTCGGGGCAGAGTTCCGTCGCGGTCGGCCGCTGGCGGGTGGACGGCAGCGGGATCGAGTTCCTGCCTCCGGACGTCGCGCACAGCGGACGATTTGCCACGGCACTGCAGGGAACCCTGCGTTCGCCCACCTTCACGTTGACGCATTCGAACATTCACCTGCGTGTCGCCGGACGGTCGGGACAAGTCCGCCTGATCATTTCCCGCTACGGCTTGCGCGAGTTTAACCCGCTCCTGTTCGAGCGGACCTTGTTCGACGTGAACACGGACGGCCAGTTCACCTGGCACTCCATCGCCTCCGGGCTTCACCGGCACATCGGGCGGCCGGCTTATTTTGAGCTCATCGATCCGGGCGACGGCTTCGTGGCCCTGGATCGCATCATGCTGTCAATGAGCGCCAAACCGCCGGAAAACGCGCCCTTGATCGCACTGTCCCCGAGTGAATCCTCCATGGAACAGGCCGCAAAATTGGAGGCGGCAGTTCACGAAGCCATGGATGCGTGGATTCGCCCACGCCCCGACGCAACCTCCGTCGAATTGCTCTCCTGGCTGTCGAAGAAGCGGCTGGTGGACTGGGGGGTGTCGGCCGCGGAGATCGCCGGCCTCGTCGACCGGATCGGCAAGGCTTCGGAAGGTTTGCCGCCGCCGATGCGCGTGCTGGCCATGACCGATGGCAGCGCCGAGCCCACGCGCGTCTTGGTCCGCGGCGATCCCAAGACTCCGGGAACGCCGGTGTCCCGGCGCGTTCCTGAAGCGATGGCTTGTGCGGCTGTAGCCTCCGTGGTCAACGGGAGCGGTCGCCTGGAACTGGCGAACTCGTTGCTCGCCGAGTCGAATCCACTGACGCACCGGGTGATTGTCAATCGCGTCTGGGCGCACGTGTTCGGCCGCGGACTGGTGGCAACGGTCGACAATCTGGGAACCATGGGCCAGGCCCCGACCCATCCGGAGTTGTTGGATCATCTTGCCCTGACCTTTCGGGCGGACGGCGGTTCGATCAAACGATTGATCCGGACCCTGTGCCTGACGCGGGCGTTTCAAATGTCGAGCGTGTCGGAAGATCCCGTGGCGACAACCCGCGATCCGGACAACGCGCTGCTGCATCGGATGCGTCTCCGGCGCCTGGAAGGAGAGGTTATTCGCGACAGCCTGCTGACCGTCGCCGGGCCGTTGAATCGCGTTCAGTTCGGCCCGTCCGTTCCAACCTATTTCACACCCTTCATGGGCGATCGCATGTGGGTCAAGAACGCGAGCGGTCCGATGGACGGCGACCGGCGGCGCACGATCTACCTCGAGACGCGACGCAATTTTCTTTCGTCCTGGATGCTGACGTTTGATCTGCCGTTGCCGGATACCACCGTGGGGCAGCGGAACCGGTCCAACGTCCCCGGCCAGGCGCTGGCCTTGATGAACGATCCGCTGGTTCAACAACTGGCCGCTGCCTGGGCCAGGAAAAGCCTGCAGCAGTCCCGCCTCACCGACCGCGACCGGATCGAGCAATTGTTCCTCGACGCCCTGGCGCGCCCGCCCAAGTCGGCGGAACTCGATCAGATGCTCGAACTTCTCCGGACGCAGGCAACCGCGCGCGAATTGTCCGGCGACGCCGCGCGGTTGGATCCGGCCTTGTGGGCCGATGCCTGTCATGTTGTTTTCATGATGAAGGAGTTCATCCATGTTCCCTGACCCGCGAAGGCCTCTCCACATGATGACCCGGCGCCAAATGCTGCGCGAAGGGTCGCTTGGTTTTGGAGCCCTCGCGTTGACGGCCTTGCTCGCCAACCCGAGCCAGGGAGCCTCCGCCACGACCAACCGTTACCCGGTCAGCGGATCCCATCACCGGCCCAGAGCCAGGAACGTGATCTTTCTCTACATGGATGGCGGAGTGTCGCAGGTCGAGAGCTTCGATCCGAAACCCAGGCTCAGGCGCGAAAATGGCAAGCGGTTTGGGATGAAGATGGAGCCAACCCAGTTCGAAGACAACGGTGCGGTGCTAGGCAATCTGTGGGACTTCAAGACGTATGGGCGAAGCGGTCTCCCGGTGAGCGATTTGTTTCCGTTCGTCGGCGGTTGCGCGGACGATCTCTGCGTGATCCGTTCCATGGTTTCCAACTTTTCCGAGCACAACGCCGCCAACTATTTCCTGCACTGCGGCAGCGGCATGGCGGGCCGGCC
This genomic interval carries:
- a CDS encoding DUF1553 domain-containing protein; this encodes RRHTRESKTLRGALTRVRATDGPRIAAYLGAAREVLHGSPRPTDAGTKQRPDLVFEDFEDGTYARWKVEGTAFGSEPAAGKHPNQQAVEGFQGRRLANSFTQGDAPKGALRSSPFRVDYPYISFLLGGGIPTKKARFALRVQGREVREASGQNRELLEPKVWDVREFLGKEATLEIIDEDDSTWGHINVDHIVFSDSPQAGRTRYARPIAAVARERGLSAAILESWMTELTSDGAHKPSHPLHFWRAALEREHSNSSASPKMPAPGSKPSEPAVGQEKHSSGSIDPVYEPFPASDFKTWFPSGQAFGSGQSSVAVGRWRVDGSGIEFLPPDVAHSGRFATALQGTLRSPTFTLTHSNIHLRVAGRSGQVRLIISRYGLREFNPLLFERTLFDVNTDGQFTWHSIASGLHRHIGRPAYFELIDPGDGFVALDRIMLSMSAKPPENAPLIALSPSESSMEQAAKLEAAVHEAMDAWIRPRPDATSVELLSWLSKKRLVDWGVSAAEIAGLVDRIGKASEGLPPPMRVLAMTDGSAEPTRVLVRGDPKTPGTPVSRRVPEAMACAAVASVVNGSGRLELANSLLAESNPLTHRVIVNRVWAHVFGRGLVATVDNLGTMGQAPTHPELLDHLALTFRADGGSIKRLIRTLCLTRAFQMSSVSEDPVATTRDPDNALLHRMRLRRLEGEVIRDSLLTVAGPLNRVQFGPSVPTYFTPFMGDRMWVKNASGPMDGDRRRTIYLETRRNFLSSWMLTFDLPLPDTTVGQRNRSNVPGQALALMNDPLVQQLAAAWARKSLQQSRLTDRDRIEQLFLDALARPPKSAELDQMLELLRTQATARELSGDAARLDPALWADACHVVFMMKEFIHVP